From a single Vitis vinifera cultivar Pinot Noir 40024 chromosome 18, ASM3070453v1 genomic region:
- the LOC104877344 gene encoding TMV resistance protein N-like has product MAAPSFASSQWIYDVFLSFRGEDTRLGFAAHLYEALCRRGVNTFFDDYEIRRGESISPTLVKAIEGSRCSIIILSQNYASSTWCLEELVKILECSNTMRQLVLPIFYNVDPSVVRKHERTFGEALVKHEKTLKQDMNKVKNWSKALSEVANLAGWNSHKKPEPKFIREIVIEVLKKLFGLYPGDAKCLVEEDSPIQNTEVVPSPHSSTLHIAPGHFDYTEVDDIISQHYSQLVSEMLDSFYI; this is encoded by the exons ATGGCGGCTCCTTCTTTTGCCTCTTCTCAATGGATTTATGATGTGTTCCTCAGTTTTAGAGGAGAAGACACCCGCTTAGGCTTTGCTGCTCATCTCTATGAGGCCTTGTGCAGGAGAGGAGTCAACACTTTCTTTGATGACTACGAGATTAGGAGAGGCGAATCCATATCTCCTACACTTGTAAAAGCAATTGAAGGATCAAGGTGTTCTATCATAATTCTCTCTCAAAACTATGCGAGTTCAACTTGGTGCTTAGAGGAGCTTGTCAAGATACTAGAATGCAGCAATACCATGAGACAACTGGTTCTGCCCATTTTCTACAATGTGGATCCATCAGTTGTGCGAAAACATGAAAGGACCTTTGGAGAGGCCTTGGTTAAGCATGAAAAGACTTTGAAGCAGGATATGAATAAGGTGAAGAATTGGAGCAAGGCCCTTAGTGAAGTTGCCAATTTAGCGGGCTGGAATTCACACAAGAA GCCTGAGCCTAAGTTTATCAGGGAAATAGtcattgaagttttgaaaaagcTCTTCGGATTATACCCAGGTGATGCTAAGTGCCTGGTAGAGGAAGATTCTCCTATACAAAATACGGAAGTGGTACCAAGTCCACACTCAAGCACTCTTCACATTGCGCCAGGACATTTTGACTACACTGAAGTTGATGACATTATTTCCCAACATTATTCCCAACTTGTTTCGGAGATGTTGGATTCATTTTATATCTGA
- the LOC100255199 gene encoding abscisic-aldehyde oxidase, which translates to MEQSESTVNNSLVFAVNGKRFEVSTIHPSTTVLEFLRSHTPFKGPKLSCGEGGCGACVVLLSKYNPILDQLDDCTVSSCLTLLCSVNGCSITTTEGLGNSKDGFHPIHERFSGFHASQCGFCTPGMCMSLFSALVNAEKTPRPEPPLGFSKLKVSEAERAIAGNLCRCTGYRPIADACKSFSADVDMEDLGFNSFWRKGDSKEVKLSSLPLYNHSDEICTFPEFLKNETRSTLLLDSRRYSWYSPVSIEELQRLLGFVEDGNGSRVKVVVGNTGMGYYKEVESYDKYIDLRHIPEFSMIRRDNTGISIGATVTISKAIEALREYNQSGFYSEGDMVYKNIADHMEKVASGFIRNSASLGGNLVMAQRNHFPSDIATVLLAVGSTVNIMNSLKSEELTLEEFLRRPELDSKSILVGVKIPDRDRIMGISSGTKMKLLFETYRAAPRPLGNALPYLNAALMAKVSRCTTSNGIIVSNCRFAFGGYGTKHPIRATKVEEFLTGKVLSVGVLCEAVKLLKGIVVPDDGTSSPAYRSSLAVSFLFEFFSHLVEANAKSPDGCVDGYSTLLSPAKQLDHGKISTLLSSAKQEVELNRQYHPVGEPIAKSGAAIQASGEAVYVDDIPSPTNCLHGAFIYSTKPLARVKGIKLNPKSVADGVSALISFKDIPGENIGCKTIFGTEPLFADDFTRCAGEYIAFVVADTQKHANMAANLAVVDYDMENLEPPILSVEEAVRRSSFFEVPSFISPKQVGDFSRGMAKADHKILSAEIRLGSQYYFYMETQTALAIPDEDNCIVVYSSIQCPENAHTTISRCLGIPEHNVRVITRRVGGGFGGKSMKAIAVATACALAAYKLQRPVRIYMNRKTDMKIAGGRHPMKVTYSVGFKSNGKITALHVDILINAGIGVDISPIMPMLMVGALKKYDWGAFSFDIKVCKTNHLSKSAMRAPGEVQATFISEAVIEHVASTLSMDVDSVRSRNLHTFNSLNFFFEGCAGEHVEYTLPLIWDKLATSSSFKERTDMIKQFNMCNKWQKRGISRVPIVHEVSLKATPGKVSILSDGSVAVEVGGIELGQGLWTKVKQMTAFALISIGCDGMGDFLEKVRVIQSDTLSLIQGGLTAGSTTSECSCEAIRLCCNMLVERLNPIKERLQEQMGSVEWGTLILQAQSQAVNLSASSYYVPDFSSFQYLNYGAAVSEVEVNLLTGQTTILQSDIIYDCGQSLNPAVDLGQIEGAFVQGIGFFMLEEYTTNSDGLVVTEGTWTYKIPTIDTVPKQFNVEVLNSGHHKNRVLSSKASGEPPLLLAVSVHCATRAAIREARQQLLSWTGLTKCDSTFQLEVPATMPVVKELCGLENVESYLQSLLS; encoded by the exons ATGGAGCAGTCTGAATCAACCGTAAACAACAGTCTGGTTTTTGCTGTTAATGGCAAGAGGTTTGAGGTCTCCACCATCCACCCTTCCACTACTGTGCTTGAATTCTTGCGTTCTCACACTCCTTTCAAAGGTCCCAAGCTCAGCTGCGGTGAAG GTGGTTGTGGTGCTTGTGTTGTTCTACTGTCCAAGTATAACCCTATACTTGACCAGTTGGATGATTGTACGGTGAGTTCATGTCTTACCCTGCTTTGTAGTGTAAATGGATGTTCAATTACAACAACTGAAGGTCTTGGGAACTCGAAAGATGGGTTCCACCCAATTCATGAAAGGTTCTCTGGATTCCATGCTTCTCAGTGTGGCTTTTGTACTCCTGGAATGTGCATGTCACTCTTCTCGGCTCTTGTCAATGCTGAGAAAACCCCCCGGCCAGAGCCCCCTCTGGGATTCTCCAAGCTGAAAGTTTCTGAAGCGGAAAGGGCTATTGCAGGAAATCTCTGCCGCTGTACTGGGTACCGGCCCATTGCTGATGCCTGTAAAAGTTTTTCAGCAGATGTTGATATGGAGGATTTGGGGTTTAATTCCTTTTGGAGAAAGGGGGATAGTAAAGAAGTGAAACTAAGCAGCTTACCCTTGTATAACCATAGTGATGAGATTTGTACATTTCCTGAATTCTTGAAAAATGAAACTAGGTCTACACTGCTTTTAGACTCTAGAAGATATTCCTGGTATAGTCCTGTTAGCATTGAGGAACTTCAAAGATTACTGGGTTTTGTTGAGGATGGAAATGGGAGTCGGGTTAAAGTAGTTGTTGGTAACACTGGTATGGGTTATTATAAGGAAGTAGAAAGTTATGACAAATATATTGATCTAAGACATATCCCTGAATTCTCAATGATAAGAAGGGATAATACCGGGATAAGCATTGGAGCAACAGTAACAATCTCTAAAGCTATTGAAGCTCTAAGGGAATACAACCAAAGTGGATTTTACTCAGAAGGAGACATGGTCTATAAAAATATTGCTGACCATATGGAAAAAGTTGCTTCAGGGTTCATCCGGAACTCAGCTAGTTTAGGTGGAAATCTGGTGATGGCACAAAGGAATCATTTCCCCTCTGACATTGCTACAGTACTTCTTGCAGTAGGTTCAACCGTAAATATAATGAATAGTCTCAAAAGCGAAGAGCTTACATTGGAGGAGTTCTTGAGAAGGCCAGAGTTAGATTCGAAAAGTATACTTGTAGGTGTCAAAATCCCAGATCGGGATCGGATTATGGGCATTTCTTCAGGGACCAAGATGAAGTTACTGTTTGAAACTTATCGAGCTGCACCGCGACCGTTAGGAAATGCATTGCCCTATTTAAATGCTGCTTTAATGGCTAAAGTTTCTCGCTGTACAACTTCTAATGGAATTATTGTAAGTAACTGCCGGTTTGCTTTTGGTGGTTATGGGACAAAACATCCAATAAGAGCTACAAAAGTTGAAGAATTTTTAACTGGAAAAGTGCTAAGTGTTGGTGTCCTTTGTGAAGCTGTTAAATTACTAAAAGGCATTGTGGTACCCGATGATGGCACTTCAAGTCCAGCTTATAGGTCAAGCTTGGCTGTCAGTTTTCTTTTCGAGTTCTTTAGCCATTTGGTTGAGGCCAATGCTAAATCTCCTGATGGTTGTGTGGATGGATATAGTACTTTGCTGTCTCCTGCAAAGCAGTTAGATCATGGTAAAATCTCAACCTTGCTGTCTTCTGCAAAGCAGGAAGTGGAATTGAATAGACAGTATCATCCTGTTGGTGAGCCAATTGCAAAGTCTGGGGCTGCCATCCAAGCTTCTG GTGAGGccgtttatgtggatgacattccTTCTCCAACAAATTGCCTACATGGGGCTTTCATTTATAGTACAAAGCCTTTGGCTCGAGTAAAGGGTATCAAACTTAACCCCAAATCAGTGGCAGATGGAGTCAGTGCGCTTATTTCATTTAAAGATATACCAGGGGAGAACATAGGCTGTAAGACTATATTTGGTACTGAACCTTTATTTGCAGATGATTTTACCCGATGTGCTGGAGAGTATATTGCTTTTGTG GTTGCAGACACACAGAAACATGCAAATATGGCCGCAAACCTTGCAGTGGTTGATTATGACATGGAAAATCTGGAACCACCCATTTTATCGGTAGAAGAGGCTGTTAGGAGATCCAGCTTTTTTGAGGTTCCTTCCTTCATTAGCCCAAAACAGGTTGGTGATTTCTCTAGAGGAATGGCTAAAGCTGATCACAAGATTCTTTCTGCTGAG ATCAGACTTGGGTCACAGTATTATTTCTATATGGAGACACAAACTGCCCTTGCAATTCCGGATGAAGACAACTGCATTGTGGTTTACAGTTCAATACAGTGCCCTGAAAATGCACATACTACAATTTCGAGATGTCTTGGTATTCCTGAACACAATGTACGTGTGATCACAAGAAGGGTTGGAGGTGGTTTTGGTGGAAAGTCCATGAAAGCAATTGCT GTAGCTACAGCATGTGCACTTGCAGCATACAAATTACAACGCCCTGTCCGGATATATATGAATCGCAAAACTGACATGAAAATAGCAGGAGGAAGACATCCAATGAAAGTAACCTACAGTGTAGGGTTCAAATCGAATGGGAAGATTACTGCCTTACACGTTGATATATTAATCAACGCAGGAATAGGTGTAGATATAAGCCCAATTATGCCCATGCTCATGGTTGGTGCccttaaaaaatatgattggggtgctttttcttttgatataaaGGTATGCAAAACAAACCATTTGTCTAAATCAGCAATGCGTGCTCCTGGAGAGGTACAAGCTACATTTATATCCGAAGCTGTAATTGAACATGTTGCATCTACTCTTTCCATGGATGTGGACTCTGTGAGAAGCAGAAACCTCCACACTTTCAACAgcctcaattttttctttgagGGCTGTGCTGGTGAACATGTGGAGTACACTTTACCTTTAATCTGGGATAAGTTGGCTACGTCTTCAAGCTTTAAAGAAAGGACCGATATGATAAAGCAGTTTAATATGTGCAATAAATGGCAGAAAAGGGGTATTTCTCGAGTACCAATTGTGCATGAAGTTTCATTAAAAGCAACTCCAGGGAAAGTAAGCATTCTTAGCGATGGATCTGTTGCTGTCGAAGTTGGAGGGATTGAGTTGGGGCAGGGGCTGTGGACAAAGGTGAAACAGATGACTGCATTTGCTCTCATTTCAATTGGATGTGATGGAATGGGAGACTTCTTGGAGAAAGTAAGGGTCATACAATCAGATACCTTAAGTTTAATACAGGGGGGGTTGACTGCTGGAAGCACTACATCAGAGTGCAGCTGTGAAGCTATTAGACTCTGCTGCAATATGTTGGTTGAAAGACTGAATCCTATCAAGGAGAGATTGCAGGAGCAAATGGGTTCTGTTGAATGGGGCACATTGATTCTTCAG GCACAAAGTCAAGCTGTGAACTTATCAGCAAGTTCTTACTATGTCCCTGACTTTTCTTCCTTTCAATACCTAAACTATGGTGCAGCAGTGAGTGAG GTGGAGGTAAATCTTCTCACTGGACAAACCACAATTTTGCAATCTGATATTATATATGACTGTGGTCAGAGTCTCAACCCTGCTGTGGATTTAGGACAG ATAGAAGGAgcttttgttcaaggaattGGGTTTTTTATGCTGGAAGAGTACACAACTAATTCAGATGGACTGGTGGTCACCGAAGGCACATGGACATACAAGATCCCAACAATCGACACCGTACCCAAGCAGTTCAATGTGGAGGTACTGAACAGCGGACATCATAAAAATCGTGTTCTTTCTTCTAAAG CTTCTGGTGAACCACCGTTACTTCTAGCTGTTTCAGTTCATTGTGCTACAAGGGCTGCTATTAGAGAAGCCCGGCAACAGCTTCTTTCCTGGACTGGGCTAACCAAGTGTGATTCAACATTCCAGTTGGAGGTCCCGGCAACAATGCCTGTTGTGAAGGAGCTCTGTGGACTGGAGAATGTGGAGAGTTACTTGCAAAGCTTGCTCTCTTAA